Below is a window of Novipirellula aureliae DNA.
TGGGCTTTGGACTCAGAAACCCGCGACTGACGAACTTTCCAATATTGATCGTGCTCTACAAGAACTTGGCGACGATGGCTGGCAGTTGGTCGGCGTTTTTCCTTTTACTGACG
It encodes the following:
- a CDS encoding DUF4177 domain-containing protein, whose amino-acid sequence is MQYEYKTMVLEVPRRSGLWTQKPATDELSNIDRALQELGDDGWQLVGVFPFTDGGSPAQISKAIHYFMRPKHS